DNA from Tachysurus fulvidraco isolate hzauxx_2018 chromosome 16, HZAU_PFXX_2.0, whole genome shotgun sequence:
gcgagctgacttttcctcttttatttacaatttcctcgctcacTGCggctcattttaatttttatcgAACactttttattgatatcgatcacatGTCTAAAGCGATTCATATCATTATGGTTTTAATGTATACCGTTAATAAAACGTTTCTATAACCACCGCTTATCCAGTTTATCAGAATTTCTGCCATTATTTTGAGAGTATGACTGATGCAATatgttttctgtcattttattaaCTCGGTTGCATTCTAGCATTTTAGTGTAGAGACATTACATCTTAACGGTCGTTATTTCCATTATAATTGTGATGCAAGAGCTGATTATCTGCACAAGAGTAATGTCAGGCCTATTGGCAGTGCTGCATGAGAATTCATTACGCATTACTGTGTTACGGTTATGTTTAGCTGCCACTCTCTCAATAAGGGCTTGGCAGAACAAATGCTCCTGTTTAACACAGCTGGTTAAACATTGGCTCAGTTTGCTTCCAGTTTAGTTTCCACATGGGCACCAGGGATGGAAGGCACTCTCACAGTTCCTTGTTTCTTCTCTTgatccctttctctctttcttggtAAACTACTTCCAATGCATTAAGCGTTCAAAATTTTAAGAGAGTCTTGTCTTGTTACTTCTTGTAGGGATGGAAAAGGTTATGTTTCCATTTTTATCTCCGTCTCTGTGCTATCGGACAGAACGTGGCAGACTCCCAAGACTAGCTGGACCAGATGGCGTTTCGTTTGGCCTTTGAACTCTGCCAGCTAAAAACATgggcttgtttatttgttttctacttTTTTGGCATATCGAAAGGTAGAAACTCTGTACACAGTCATCGTGTTTGCTTTTCAAGAGGCTAAAAACCTaacaaaaacatgtttgttaTAAGGTCTTGGGGAACCTTTTGACATTTATAGTTTCGGGAATTTGACTAACGTTTAATGAGAAATCACTAGCAAAGTTTGTCACTAACAGAAGTAGCTGCGTTACCGACACCTGGGACTAACCGAGGACGCCGAGATAATGAAACTTGCATGACATTATGCGTGTGAGCTGATCTACTAAAGTTCACAGCACCAACCAAGTCAGACGTGCTGTAAAATTGGCAACTTGTTCCCCTGTCTGAAGAATTGTCCTGTTTTGGACAGAATTTATTCCCTTAATCTTATGCAGCTTCATAACCCACAGTATTGTGGTCTAACATCAAAGACCCCAACTAAGACGTTACGTCAAAAATAACCGAACCAAACCAAGTGCTTCTCTGAGAACTGATGATCCTGTTAGTGTTGGTCTACTGCCCAGTGTCTGTTTTGAACACATCTGTTCTATCAGTacaatacattattgtttctgcCACATTAATCATGCACCTGGAGTATGTAGTGTGATCGTGCGTTCTCACACTAGAAGCTTTCTGATTTAATAATGCAGTAGAATTTCAGGTTGCAAGCGTGGTGTTTGCCCACACAACACTGTATCCCACAAACATGTTTGGCTCGGTCTTCTTAAAGCTGCAGCATTAACTAAATTATGTGTTACTGTTGAATCTACAGTATTTCTCAGTGTTTGTGAATAATGTTTAAAGACCTAATAAGTTGTTACTTGTTTGACTCAACATGTTTTAGGTTTTAGCAGATTGGAGTGAAAGGCCTTAAGGCATTGATTTCCTTTGATACTCTAATGTTAGGCTAGAAAAGACCTGGAGaagctacagtacattacagctATATGTATACTGTTTGGATTACCGATTAACTacggggctttttacacctggtcacttcatgtgttttctgtgatcagatagctatcagatggtaaaaagaccaggtctaaacgccctccgaaacgtttttgagacggatataaatcccatcgttcaaaccacttcaggaggtggtctgggacgcatttcagatgaaactggagaggtgtaaatgcatgtggttgttgaagccacatacgtcagtgctatactcctcccaaatggaagtacgtcaatcgcaggtgatctttcacccaggagtctcgttgggtcttaaaatgcactgctactgccagcgaaaatgcagcaaacagtaaatgatgCTTTTGTGGCATaatcgtcttctttttgattgcattttgaaaaccgcatacaccaaagccgattcgccaagacgcatttatgtggcctaatgtaaatggacagttttaacaaatcaggtAGCTATCGGATCTgagaaaacatacagtatgaattgaccaggtgtaaaaaggcccttaataTATACATTGTTGATCCTGAAAACCGCACATCAGAATTCTGCTATCCTACATGTAAATATGTGTACAGAAGAGCTAGGACTTTTCTACAGGCAAATCCTATACAGCTTCCtgtatatatgaatgttttCATTTAGAATTTCTTTTAGCTTTAGGTATCAAGAGGCTATTCAAATGACTTTTCTGACGTTAGTATTTTACCGAACGCTAGAGTTACGAAAATGACACTAAAACGAGCCAGAATAGTAATGATCAAAACAATCAATGGCGTCTTCTGCGTTTACTTAAATTTGGCTTAGTTATAAGCCGTAGTTAACTTAAGACTTTCAGTTAAAGGATAACTTAAGATATTATGTTGTATTATCGTATTAGATATTAGTAGTATAGCTAATAATATGGGACTGTTCAAATTTCTGTCCAGTTTTATGGCTTAGTAGCATTAAGTATCAAATGATATGAAACTTACTGACTTAATATGTCTCTGTTCTCTGGACACTCTGCAAAGCATGAATAATGAGCTCATGAGTCCATATGGCGCGCTCCTATACTACCCAGCGGGGTAGCAGGTGCAGCTGTCATGTCACAAACTGCTTTGCTGCAGAGCAATTCACTAAATCGTCCTAAGCTGTCGGAAGTAGGATTTGTTAATGgctgcatgaaaaaaaaaccccgaacCTAATATAATGCAAGCTGTAAATGAATTTTCAAGATTGTACATATGCTTTAGAAGCATGCACTAGCAACATTCACTTTTAATGATCTGTCTGACATTTATCATGTTGTATGATTCTCTCTTGTAGATTGGACGCTGCATTAAAGGAACGCTGGATGGTTCACAGACCATGAGTGGCTGGAAAACATATTACAGCCATCGTGGCAAGATTCTGCCGAGTTGAAGAACGGCTCTGCCAAACAGAATGATGAAGATACCGTAGTACTAAACATGTGCTCATCTTTGATTTCGACAAGAGGCTCGCAGTTCTTGCCACGGTCCAAGGTCTCATGTACATCTCTGGATAGATTTGGAGTGTGGTTGCATAGCATAGAAAAATACAGCATTATGTTTGAACTGCATGCTCTTGAAGATGaagtttgcttttatttaaagtctAAGTGAAGATGAGATTTCTGtctttacttttcattttttgtctATCTACACATGCTTACACAACATAGATTGCATTATGGCTGCTGACTCTCCCCAGCACCTTTATTTAACTGCTTGGTGTGGTGGAGAGTGACGTTTGGACGATGCAGCGAAACGGAGGTGTCACGGGGAATGGCAGCCAGCCATGGATGTTCCGGAGGGTTCGACTGACATGGCTCAGTTTTATGCTCTTTTTCATATTGGTTTTCTTCCCACTCATTGCACATTACTACCTCACCACAATTGATGAGGCAGGTGGTCCAGACAAACGCATTTTTGGCCCACGACCTGGTGGTGAACTATGTGAGGCAAAACATGTGCAAGACCTGTGTCGTATACGCGAATCAGTGAGCGAAGAGCTGCTTCAGCTGGAAGCCAAGCGGCAAGAGCTCAACGGTGAAATAGCCCGTCTCAATTTGCGAATTGATGCCTGTAAGCGTAGCATCGACAGTGCCAAACAGGACTTGTTACAACTCAAAAATGTTATCAGCCAGACAGAACACTCTTATAAGGAACTCATGGCTCAGAATCAGCCAAAACTATCATTGCCAGTTAGACTATTACCGGACAAGGATGATCCAGGTCTCCCGCCTCCACGGTCCGTACAGGCCTGTCGCTTGCATAATTGTTTTGATTACGCCAGATGTCCACTTACATCGGGGTTCCCAGTATATGTTTATGACACAGGGTCATATCCTTGGGGAGACAATATTGACCCATTGATCAAGCAAGCTTTTGTATCTTCTGTTAAAAGCAGTGTTTATGTGACAGATAATCCAAATATTGCTTGTCTTTATGTGGTGCTTGTTGGAGAAATACAAGATCATTCACCTTCTCCAGCTGGCTTGGAAAAGCAGTTAAAAGCATTGCCTTATTGGAGGTCAGATGGTCATAATCACCTGTTGGTTCAACTGTCCAGGAAGTCGTTAACTCAGAACTTCTTGTACAATGTAAGTACAGGCCGAGCAGCTATAGCACAGTCTACCTTCCTTCAGCGACAATATAGAGAGGGTTTTGACCTGGTAGTGTCTCCACTGGTCCATGCTCTCTCCGAGCCCAACTTTCTGGAGCTGCCACCACAGGTTCCAGTGAAAAGGAAGTATCTGTTTACCTTTCAAGGAGAGAAGGTGGAATCTCTGAGGAGTAGCCTGCTGGAAGCACCACCACAGTCCTTTGAGGAAGAAATGGAGGGAGATCCGCCAGCTGATTATGATGATCGCATCATTGGCACCCTTAAAGCGGTACAAGACAGTCACCTAGACCAGGTACTTGTGGAATTTACTTGCAAGAACCGACCAAAGCCCAGTCTACCGACTGAATGGGCCCTGTGTGGGGAGCGTGAGGATCGCTTGGAAGTGTTAAAAGCATCTACGTTTGCTTTGGTGATTTCTCCAGGCGATGGGCAGCTCATAGCAACAGCAGGGTGCAACATGCGCTTGTTTGAGGCCCTAGAGGTTGGGGCCATCCCTGTGGTTCTCGGCGACCACTCAAAGTTACCATATCACCATCTAATTCGATGGAGTGAGGCAGCTATCATGGTACCTAAGCCACGCATAACAGAGTTGCACTTTCTATTGAGGAGCCTATCAGACAACGATTTATTGGCCATGCGGCGGCAAGGTCGATTCCTTTGGGAAACATACTTTTCCACTTCTGAGAGTATCTTCAATACCATTTTGGCCAGTATACGAACCAGCATTCAAATACCAGCATCACCCATAAAAGAGGAACCTGCCCAGGAGATTCCCCACAAAGCTGGAAAGATGGCAGGAACAGATGCCAATTTGGCTGACAATGGGGACCTGGACCTTGGTCCAGTAGAGACTGAACCCCCTTACGCATCACCTAGGTTTTTGCGGAATTTCACTTACACAGTATCGGATGTCTACCGAACGTGGAATCGCGCTCCTGGACCTTTCCACCTGTTCCCCCACACACCATTAGACCCTGTTCTGCCTTCAGAGGCAAAGTTTCTGGGTTCAGGAACTGGTTTTCGCCCCATTGGTGGAGGCTCTGGAGGTTCTGGAAAAGAGTTTCAGGCTGCACTGGGTGGAAATGTTCCACGAGAACAATTCACAGTGGTTATGCTGACATATGAGCGAGAGGAGGTACTTATGAACTCTCTGGAGAGGCTGAATGGCCTTCCCTATCTCAACAAAGTGGTGGTAGTCTGGAATTCCCCAAAACCACCCTCAGATGACCTCCTCTGGCCAGACATTGGGTTGCCCATTGTGGTATGTTTGTTTATCCTGATTATATAAAAGATTAACCAGCATATTTTAAAGCCTTGACAGTAGAACCTTCATGTTGTTTTCCAGAGTTGATAAATTTGTAGAAATAAGGGTCACATGCTATAAAACGTCCTTATTTAATTTATCTCTTTAAAATGCATGTTAAAATCACGGAAATGTCAAATTTGGAAATGGGAGCCAAAATGGAACTGGCATTAGAAGTAGCTGTATGACCCAATATGTTCCAACTTAAAATCATGTTTACACATGTTTCAAATTACTTAGCAGTGAGTTGTTCTTTTCTTGAGGCTACTTTCTTATTTTATGCAAGCTTCTAATTAATGTCAGACCATGGTAGATAAGAATATGATATTTTGACAGTGATATTCTGAGGCAATGTCTTATTATTTACAGGTGGTAAGGACAGAAAAGAACAGTCTGAACAATCGCTTCCTGCCCTGGGATGTAGTAGAAACGGAGGCGATCTTGTCCATTGATGATGACGCCCATCTCAGACATGATGAAATCATGTTTGGGTTTAGGTAATATTTAATTCATGATGTTAATATATCTTTTTATATGTATTGCcataacagttaaaaaaaaaacagcaaaaaagttCCAACAGATTTGCTGTAATGTAGGAAAATAACATGTCCGGAATGATATTAGTGTtggcataagtttttttttttttctacaatctGCAAGAAAAACATGTCGTACGGACAGAAATGATAAGAAAGGGAAACAGTTGAGACAATGGAAGGGTGTATGTGTCTAATAGTTTGTAATTTCATTTCTCTCCCAtaacaaatgtattaaacacCGAATTATTTCACATCCTTTTAGTGAACAGACaatatatattctttatttattattcttatttatttgtttttgtttgtttattaccaaacccccccccctttttttttgtttgtttgtttatttattacaaccCCCCCATTATATAGACCGTTTGTTATATACCCGTCCGTTATATAGACCGCTACACTTTTGGGCCACAATTTGCGAACTATGGGTTTAGAGGATATTCTGTAGTAGACATTGTGCCATACCTGTTCTGTGAAAAGTCCCAGGTGAGGAGTTTAGTTATGGGGTTATAGGGCATTGGGAGAAttaggatttctttttttatttggtgcCATCAGATATTGGTGACTAGGACAATGCCATAGTATTGTGTTAAACTGAACATGTTTGAGCATTAGTGTTAATATAGGTCATgtgaggaacaaaaaaaattacacaattaGTAGTAGCTACATTGACGGGACTGATTTTGATTTCTTTGTGCTGATTTGTTGTCTCTTGCTCGTGTCTCAGGGTGTGGCGAGAGGCCAGGGATCGGATTGTGGGCTTCCCAGGGCGGTTTCATGCCTGGGACATCAACCACCAGTCTTGGCTCTACAACTCCAACTACTCTTGTGAACTCTCCATGGTGCTCACAGGCGCTGCCTTTTTCCACAAGGTAACAACTCTTACTTGGACGATCAAAAATCATCTATAATCTCATGCTAAATTCTGCACCTGGTTGGGGATTAGTTTAACCCCTTCTACCCCAGCACCAGgacagaaattaaaaataattttcttaagCATACAAAGCCCGAATGtatctacacatgcagcataGCAGAAGTACGGGAGGACTCTCAGCTATAAGACTAC
Protein-coding regions in this window:
- the extl3 gene encoding exostosin-like 3, whose protein sequence is MQRNGGVTGNGSQPWMFRRVRLTWLSFMLFFILVFFPLIAHYYLTTIDEAGGPDKRIFGPRPGGELCEAKHVQDLCRIRESVSEELLQLEAKRQELNGEIARLNLRIDACKRSIDSAKQDLLQLKNVISQTEHSYKELMAQNQPKLSLPVRLLPDKDDPGLPPPRSVQACRLHNCFDYARCPLTSGFPVYVYDTGSYPWGDNIDPLIKQAFVSSVKSSVYVTDNPNIACLYVVLVGEIQDHSPSPAGLEKQLKALPYWRSDGHNHLLVQLSRKSLTQNFLYNVSTGRAAIAQSTFLQRQYREGFDLVVSPLVHALSEPNFLELPPQVPVKRKYLFTFQGEKVESLRSSLLEAPPQSFEEEMEGDPPADYDDRIIGTLKAVQDSHLDQVLVEFTCKNRPKPSLPTEWALCGEREDRLEVLKASTFALVISPGDGQLIATAGCNMRLFEALEVGAIPVVLGDHSKLPYHHLIRWSEAAIMVPKPRITELHFLLRSLSDNDLLAMRRQGRFLWETYFSTSESIFNTILASIRTSIQIPASPIKEEPAQEIPHKAGKMAGTDANLADNGDLDLGPVETEPPYASPRFLRNFTYTVSDVYRTWNRAPGPFHLFPHTPLDPVLPSEAKFLGSGTGFRPIGGGSGGSGKEFQAALGGNVPREQFTVVMLTYEREEVLMNSLERLNGLPYLNKVVVVWNSPKPPSDDLLWPDIGLPIVVVRTEKNSLNNRFLPWDVVETEAILSIDDDAHLRHDEIMFGFRVWREARDRIVGFPGRFHAWDINHQSWLYNSNYSCELSMVLTGAAFFHKYYAYLYSYVMPQAIRDMVDEYINCEDIAMNFLVSHITRKPPIKVTSRWTFRCPGCPQALSHDDSHFHERHKCINFFVKVYGYMPLLYTQFRVDSVLFKTRLPHDKTKCFKFI